The following coding sequences lie in one Crassostrea angulata isolate pt1a10 chromosome 10, ASM2561291v2, whole genome shotgun sequence genomic window:
- the LOC128166638 gene encoding uncharacterized protein LOC128166638, with the protein MKRKSPTKKSSEDPNTIRDVVDMINDVPVDWKGFKIPKKSTNQNPNITKNQRIEPDDRANIRENCLENEEWNRPKNQTHPHPTERLKSVKQHSFEKKILKKSHEKKERICNSEQLDSNSEEKESKQKSLSRGHRDDFEISKQDKVEIRRKMFEEKYWKTQIQRRYGVDQNPYHHLLTHQEHSADPRLQKCASSPLPTPIPAQPSPSPSPKHDSQEPKGTDHTMGKARRELFTNDTAKQRREREYEERLQREFERSREEKKGGPNKAPRVWFYGTTY; encoded by the exons atgaaaagaaagagTCCAACTAAGAAAAGTTCTGAGGATCCCAATACG ATAAGGGATGTAGTTGACATGATCAATGACGTCCCTGTGGACTGGAAAGGATTCAAGATACCGAAAAAATCGACCAATCAAAATCCAAACATTACAAAGAACCaa AGAATCGAGCCAGATGACCGGGCGAACATACGGGAAAATTGTCTGGAGAACGAAGAATGGAACAGACCCAAAAATCAGACACATCCGCATCCAACAGAGAGGTTAAAGTCAGTCAAGCAACATTCTTTCGAAAAGAAAATACTTAAGAAATCTCATGAAAAGAAGGAAAGGATCTGTAATTCAGAACAGTTAGACTCAAATTCAGAAGAGAAGGAAAGTAAGCAAAAATCATTGAGTAGAGGACATAGAGATGACTTTGAAATAAGCAAGCAAGATAAAGTCGAAATACGTAGAAAAATGTTCGAGGAGAAATACTGGAAGACGCAGATACAAAGGAGGTATGGGGTGGACCAGAACCCCTATCATCACTTACTAACTCATCAAGAACACAGTGCAGACCCTAGACTGCAAAAGTGTGCATCATCACCCCTACCCACCCCCATACCCGCCCAGCCTTCGCCTTCACCATCACCAAAGCACGACTCCCAGGAACCCAAGGGCACGGATCATACGATGGGCAAGGCTCGAAGGGAGCTGTTTACCAATGACACTGCGAAGCAGAGACGTGAGCGCGAGTATGAGGAACGGTTACAGAGAGAATTCGAGCGGAGTAGAGAGGAGAAGAAGGGCGGGCCCAACAAAGCACCGCGTGTGTGGTTCTATGGAACAACTTATTAG